The following are encoded together in the Bos indicus isolate NIAB-ARS_2022 breed Sahiwal x Tharparkar chromosome 29, NIAB-ARS_B.indTharparkar_mat_pri_1.0, whole genome shotgun sequence genome:
- the LOC139180661 gene encoding pregnancy-associated glycoprotein 1-like → MRRKVIACSGGCEAVVDTGVSMIKGPKTLVDNIQKLIGATLRGFKHYVSCSAVDTLPSITFTINGINYRVPARAYILKDSRGCCYSSFQETTVSPSTETWILGDVFLRLYFSVFDRGNDRIGLARAV, encoded by the exons ATGAGAAGAAAGGTTATTGCTTGTTCTGGCGGCTGTGAGGCCGTTGTTGACACCGGGGTATCAATGATCAAAGGCCCAAAAACACTGGTTGATAACATCCAGAAGCTCATCGGTGCCACTCTACGGGGTTTCAAG CACTACGTTTCATGTTCTGCAGTCGATACCCTGCCCTCTATTACCTTCACCATAAACGGTATCAACTACCGAGTGCCAGCTCGAGCCTACATCCTCAAG GATTCTAGAGGCTGCTGCTATAGCAGCTTTCAAGAGACCACTGTGAGTCCATCTACAGAGACCTGGATCCTGGGTGACGTCTTCCTGAGACTGTATTTCTCAGTCTTTGATCGAGGAAATGACAGGATTGGCCTGGCACGGGCAGTGTAA